A portion of the Cryptomeria japonica chromosome 5, Sugi_1.0, whole genome shotgun sequence genome contains these proteins:
- the LOC131875874 gene encoding uncharacterized protein LOC131875874 — protein MVDSFIQSRWSLIQLRPVHGFSRVRPSCGEHRQEEELWSKPEQGWIKINFDGASRGNPGIFGVGCVAHNKNEVILFKGAKRLQDETNNDAEVQATLLAIELVVNMKALKVHLEGDYKISHIVRGGNALVDALSNMACELDKGVMRWWDKDDATTQWHV, from the exons ATGGTGGATAGTTTTATCCAATCGAGGTGGTCGTTGATTCAACTTCGACCCGTTCATGGGTTTTCAAGGGTTCGTCCTTCATGTGGGGAGCATAGGCAGGAGGAGGAATTGTGGTCTAAGCCGGAGCAAGGGTGGATtaagataaattttgatggggcatctaggggTAACCCGGGTATTTTTGGGGTGGGATGCGTTGCTCATAATAAAAACGAGGTGATCCTCTTTAAGGGAGCGAAGAGACTACAAGATGAGACTAATAATGACGCAGAGGTGCAGGCTACATTATTAGCAATTGAATTGGTCGTTAACATGAAGGCCCTGAAGGTGCACTTGGAAGGAGATTATAAG ATATCTCACATTGTGAGGGGTGGAAATGCTTTAGTGGATGCCTTATCAAACATGGCATGTGAACTGGACAAAGGAGTGATGAGGTGGTGGGATAAAGATGATGCCACAACACAATGGCATGTTTGA